The proteins below are encoded in one region of Ricinus communis isolate WT05 ecotype wild-type chromosome 6, ASM1957865v1, whole genome shotgun sequence:
- the LOC8272168 gene encoding ATP synthase subunit O, mitochondrial → MAMAGRLRSGLPLLNRILRSNSLSATGSAVQRSIICPAFTSECSKNYATSSGQKEVRVKVPLALFGGTGNYASALYLAAKKANALDKVESEILDLLEAMKKSPTFSQFTKDLAVPSDTRVKAINEICAQAKFSDITKNFLVVLAENARLRHIDDIAKRFVELTMADRGEVKAVVTTVIPLPPEEEKQLKETLQDVIGQGKKVKLEQKIDPSILGGLVVEFGQKVFDMSIKTRAKQMERFLREPINFSTL, encoded by the exons atggCAATGGCCGGACGTCTCAGATCGGGTCTCCCTCTCCTGAATCGGATTCTAAGATCCAATTCTCTCTCTGCTACCGGATCCGCCGTTCAACGCTCCATTATTTGCCCTGCTTTCACATCTGAG TGTTCTAAAAATTATGCCACTTCATCCGGTCAGAAGGAGGTGCGGGTTAAG GTGCCACTTGCTTTGTTTGGAGGAACTGGCAACTACGCCTCTGCTTTGTACCTTGCAGCCAAAAAAGCTAATGCATTGGACAAGGTTGAGTCTGAAATTTTGGACCTTCTGGAGGCTATGAAGAAAAGTCCTACATTTTCCCAGTTCACAAAGGACTTGGCAGTGCCTTCTGATACAAGAGTTAAGGCCATTAATGAAATTTGTGCCCAAGCTAAGTTTTCAGATATTACAAAGAACTTCTTAG TTGTATTGGCTGAGAATGCAAGGCTGAGGCATATAGATGACATAGCAAAGAGATTTGTGGAGTTGACCATGGCAGATAGGGGAGAAGTGAAAGCTGTAGTCACAACTGTTATT CCGCTGCCCCCAGAAGAGGAGAAACAACTGAAGGAAACACTACAGGACGTAATTGGACAAGGGAAGAAAGTCAAGCTTGAACAGAAG ATTGATCCTAGTATTCTTGGTGGCCTTGTGGTAGAGTTTGGGCAGAAGGTGTTTGACATGTCCATTAAGACTAGGGCGAAGCAGATGGAGAGGTTCCTGCGGGAGCCTATAAACTTTAGCACACTCTAA